CAGAGCAGATGGTGTGCGTACCTTTCAGCAGCAGGAGGACATCCTCACACACTGCAGGCTATACCTGGTGAGTCCACGGCTCCGTGTGGGCGTGCCCCCAGCCTACACCACTCGCTGCTGCATCTCCGTGAAGAAGGTGCCCGGCATGGACATGCACTGCATCCTGAATCTGTGTACCCAGACCGAGAAGAGGGGCATGGTGGAAGAGAGCCTGCTCAAGTTACAAGGCCACTGCTCGCTCTGGGACACGCCGGATCCTCATTATTCACCTCCTCCTGCTGGTCGTCATCATCGTCATTCTCCTCCTCCTGGCCATGGTCGTTCTCGTTCCTGATGGATGCATGGAACGCTAGCAAACTATAGCTAATAATGATTAAGATCGGTGAAAGCACCGCCTGTTGCTTTATATTAATGTAATGGACAAGCTTTGGAATCATTGATGATAAAGATGGTTTATTCCTTTGGAATTATTGATTGAGATTACAATTGAAATGTGCTGATGGATATCTgatggatggatcgatcgatcactTGCACGGATTAGCAAGCGGTGCTCCACACAGGCACCTGTTGTGCTGGTAGCTGTAGGCATCGAAGCTCGCCATGTTGCCGCCGGCGGGCACCGCACCGCACAGCCGGTTGTAGCTCACGTTGAAGAAGTTCAGGTTGGTGAGGTTAGCCACTTGCGCCGGGATTCCGCCGTAGATGGCGTTGTGGCTGACGTCCAGCAAGATGAGCTGCTCCGGCAGCTCCACGCCGGAGAGGTCGAAGCTCAGGTCGTTGCGCGACAGGTCCATCTGCTGCGCCGGCTTTGCCCTCCCGAACAAGGTCGACGCGTCGCCGGTGAAGCCGTTGCGCGACAGGTCGATCTGCGCGAAGTTCACGGCGGCGAACTCGGCGGGCACGGTGCCGGTGAGGTTGTTGTGCGACAGGCGGAGGTAGGCCTCCTGCGGCGCCCTGCTGaagagcagcggcggcagggagcCCGTGAGGCGGTTGCGGCTGATGTCGATGCTGTACAGGTTcgggagcgcggcgagcgaggccgggacggcgccggcgagggagtTGAAGGAGAGGTCGAGCTGGGCGAGCCTGCTGAGCGCGCCGAGGAACGACGGCACGGGGCCGGAGACCCCCGTCCAGGAGATGGTGAGGAAGGAGAGGTTAGAGAGCTTGGCGATCGCCGGCGGGATGGGGCCGGAGATGCCCGGGAGGTGGTGCAGCCGGAGGTTCTGGAGGTGggcgaggccggcgacggcgtcggggaTGGCGCCCGTGAGATTAGCGTCCTGGAACACGGAGAGGCCGACGACGCGGCCGGTGGAGTCGTCGCAGTCGACGTCGTACCAGTCGCAGCAGGGCGTGCCGGGCGTCCAGGACGCGAAGTGGTAGGGGTTGCCGAGCGCCGCCTTGatggccagcagcgccgcctTGTCGCCGGAGTGGCAGCGgctggaagcggcggcggcgggtgaagcggcgacgaggaggacaaGGAAGGCGCCCATCCGCGTCGCTGTCGTCGTCCTCATCGTGTGGGCTGCTGCACGTGCACGGCAGTGACGGGGCTCCTACCGGAAATTGCTGCAGCTATATACCGAACtggcgaggccgccggccgccgccgtgtttGGCAGCGCGCGCACTGTCAAGAGTAGACAGGTGGTCAAACATGTCAAGCTACACTCTGACTTTGACTCTGACTTGATGGATCAGAGCAGAGCATGGCAGCAGGGGTGGACTTCCTGCCGCCTTGATGGTCGACGGTGATCGCATTATCATGTTTCCATTTGACTTCAAATGGAGAGCCCTATCTGTTTCGATCTGACGATCTCCAACTTTAAACTATATGTTTTTCCAAAACATAATACATGACAGTTGCCTCATTGTTCTTAGCACCCCTTATGTCCAAACCCTGGCTCCGCTCCTGTCAACATGGCGCTGTTCATGGAGGCGACATCTGACCGCGCCTCCAGTGTGTGGCATGGGCCAGCCTTAGGGCACGTTTGGCGCAGCTCCGTCCGGCTCCGACTCCGTCTGAGATCACGTTGTTCAATCACTGTTCATCTACTGTTCATGCACGAGCTAAATTTAtctcttctctccctccctcccacagccagcggaggagccggaggagccacAACCAGCTTCGGCTCCTCTGACGGCACAGTGCTGCTGTCAGGAGCCGGAGCCCCCTAAGCCCAGCTAAAATGGCCCTTAGCGTCGCTCTTGTTTCCTCAAGCTCCTTTCGGGGTGTTGCATAGCGTTGCTCTGGTTGCCTCAAGCTCCTCATGGGTGTTGCATAGCTTCTCGGTAATATATTTAAAAGAAGTAACGGAAAAGAAAAGCACCGATGATgtaagaagaaaaataatttgTTGATCATACATTCATACGACTAAATGAGTTCCAGAGGGCTCAAGAACCACCAATTTTTTTTGTCCTTCCAAAATACTTCAGGTTCCCACAAAGTCAAAGTTCTATCATATGGCTCAAACATTAAAATTTACAAATAAGTATTTGTTTTGACAAACTCATCATAAAACTAATGAAAATATCGTACAAAGGCAACAGCCTTGACTTGCTGCAGTTTAGACGATTGAATGTTCAAAGTGTCCATCATATGCATGTCATGATAAGAGTAAGCCCACAAATATTTACTTGAAGATGTATCTCAATGCATCAATCAAGACAAGATGTAGATAATCAAAGTATGCTTGCATCACCAAGCAAGAGTAGCCTTTTCAGATGTAATCAAGTGACTTGTTTTTTATGGATTATCTTTAAACTattgaaattcaaacatgaaACGGGTAGCAAAGGGCAAAGGCTACACTACTTTATTTGTGGCAAATGGAGAAGGGTTCCTAACAAATTTCAGGAGGATGAATTGAAGATAATCTTTTAGGTGTGCTACTTTTGTTTCCATGTTTACTTGGAAAATTAAAATCCAACTTATTAATATATCTAAAATCTATCTAAATGGACGGCTCACAGTTATTTTGAAGTTCTGTAGCAAAACCCTTTAATTAAATTGAAAGGAAAAGTATATCTAGAaatttggcggcggcggcggccgcccgtGGCCGCCATGAAGACGTGATTCTACCAAGAGCAGCGGTGAGAAGGTAAGGAGTTACAAAGATTAGATTTCCTTACAAAATTGTCCACTCACAAAAGAAATAACAGGTGTTCGATAGAATTGTCGGTTTTTTACTGAAATTCTGAACACCGCCAGTTTTTTTGGCGCGCGGGTCTTTTGTTTATTACTAATGGACAAGTATTTGATAAACATATTATTTATTCCTTTGGAATTGATGAAGATTACAATTGAAATCTGCTGAAGGATGGATAATCACATGTTCACTTGCACAGATTAGCAAGCGGAGCTCCGCACAAGCACTTGTTGTGCTGGTAGATGTAGGCATCGAACCTGGCCATGATGCCGCCGGTGGGCACGGCGCCGCACAGCTGGTTGTAGCTCACGTTGAAGAACAGCTGGTTGCTCAGGTTGGCCACCTGCGCCGGGATGCCGCCGTAGATGGCGTTGTGGCTCAAGTCCAGCGAGGTGATCTTCTCCGGCAGCTCCACGCCGGAGAGGTTGAAGCTGAAGGTATTGCGCGACAGGTCAAGGATCTGCAGTTCCTTTACCCGGCCGAAGAGGGCTGACGCGTCGCCCGTGAAGGCGTTACGCGACAGGTCGACGTGCGCGAAGCCCAAGGTGGAGAACTCGGCGGGGATGCTGCCGGTGAGGTTGTTGTGCGACAGCACTAGGTAGGCCTGGTCAGGAGACTTGCTAAGGAGCAGCGGGGGGATGGCGCCGGTGAGGCGGTTGCGGCTGAGGTTGATGCCGTTGAGGTTGGGGAGGGCGGCGAGCGACGCGGGGATGACGCCGGTGAGCGAGTTGAAGGAGAGGTCAAGGAAGGTGAGCTTGGTGAGCGCGCCGAGGAACGACGGCACGGGCCCGGTGACGGAGGTCCAGGAGATGATCAGCATGGAGAGGTTGGAGAGCTtggcgatggccggcgggatGGGCCCGGAAATGGCCGGGAGGTGGTGCCACATGAGGCTCTCGAGGTGGacgaggccggcgacggcgtcggggaTAGTGCCGGTGAGGTTTGCGTCCTGGAACAAGGAGAGTCCGGTGACGCGGCCGGTGAAAGGGTCGCAATGGATGCCCCCGCCGCAGCACTGGGAGTCGTGCTGCGTCCAGGCCGAGTAGTAGTTGCCGAACGCCTTGCTGATGGCCGCCAGGGCGGCTATGTCGCCGGGATGGCACCgtctgggcgaggcggcggcgggtgaagCGGCGATGAGGAGGACAAGGATGGCGCGCATTATCCGCATCGCTCTCTTCATCTTGCTGATGACATGTACTACAGCACAAGACTGCGGCCGGGGTCGCTGAAGCTGCAGCTAGCTATATACTGTGTACTAGCTAGCTGCCAACAGAGTAACAGATTAGCGAGTCCACGGACATGAAGACCGCCGCCGCAGGGTTTGGCAGCGCGCCACTGTCAAGGGAAGGAGACTGATCAAACATCTCGTGCTACATTTGACTAGATAGATAATGGCAGATCCACTGCCTATCGGTCGGCTGCTATACCTAAGAACTattaaaagcaaaaaaaaaaaaaaaacagctccaaAAGATTTGCATGGACTTAAATTTTTTAAACTCGATctaaatttctctctcctatATGCAAATATACCCGTGGATTGCTGTATTCTCTTCTCCGCGCGGGAGAGCCGAACTGCCTGCACACGGATGTTTCCGCGCTCGTCCGACAGCCTCGCTCCCCTCCAGCGGCATCTCCTTCGCATccccggctgccgccgctgccgccccgaGTCGACCCGCGCCCTGTCGTGCGCCATCCCGCTCCTACCGCCGCCCCTATCGCACCTTCCTGACCTCCGGCGGCACGGCACCTCCCGAGGTGGCCATGAGCTCCGCCGCGCATTGGAGAGCTCGAGCGCAGCCCTGAGCACATGCGTGGCATTGAGGAGGAGCACACAGGCGAGGACCACCAGCAACAtaggggaaggagaaggcaaGGAAGAAGCCGCCGTGGAGCGCCACCTTGCCTCCTCGACTGCCCCTGTCGGCCTCCGCTTCTAGTCATCGAAGAAGAAGCTTGATTCAGTGCCATCTCCTTTTCCTCTTCCGCTGATTTGGTGAAGAAGGTGCCCAATTCGGTGGATTGCTCGAAGAAGCCCGATTTGGTGCTCGATTTGGATGATTCGCGAGCTCGATTCGATGCGCGCCCATCGGAAGAAGGAGAGCGGTGCATAGCAGGCAGCCAAGGGAGAAGAGGAGGGCGCTCTGCATTTGGGCTTGCCCATGCCCGCGGCTCGCCCTTACCCCTGATCATGCGCCGGCCGCTGCCACCCACCTTTCCCCACATCGAGAGTGCACCCTGCTCTGCCTCGCGCCATGCTGGTGAGGATCCGCACGTCGATTCGGGATGAGAGAAGATGGAGGAGCGAGGGGCAACGTTGATTTTGGGCGGACGATGGTGGAGGAGCAGGGGCACAGCCATGATTTGGGACGGAGGGCGGCTTGTAGGCTGCTGGATGAGACGGGCAACGGCAGCGGATAGGAGAGGTGCAAGCTATGCCGCCTCGCCTggtgagttggggttgaggGAGGCATTGAGACGACGGTGGTT
This sequence is a window from Setaria italica strain Yugu1 chromosome III, Setaria_italica_v2.0, whole genome shotgun sequence. Protein-coding genes within it:
- the LOC101756745 gene encoding polygalacturonase inhibitor — translated: MRTTTATRMGAFLVLLVAASPAAAASSRCHSGDKAALLAIKAALGNPYHFASWTPGTPCCDWYDVDCDDSTGRVVGLSVFQDANLTGAIPDAVAGLAHLQNLRLHHLPGISGPIPPAIAKLSNLSFLTISWTGVSGPVPSFLGALSRLAQLDLSFNSLAGAVPASLAALPNLYSIDISRNRLTGSLPPLLFSRAPQEAYLRLSHNNLTGTVPAEFAAVNFAQIDLSRNGFTGDASTLFGRAKPAQQMDLSRNDLSFDLSGVELPEQLILLDVSHNAIYGGIPAQVANLTNLNFFNVSYNRLCGAVPAGGNMASFDAYSYQHNRCLCGAPLANPCK
- the LOC101763751 gene encoding polygalacturonase inhibitor gives rise to the protein MKRAMRIMRAILVLLIAASPAAASPRRCHPGDIAALAAISKAFGNYYSAWTQHDSQCCGGGIHCDPFTGRVTGLSLFQDANLTGTIPDAVAGLVHLESLMWHHLPAISGPIPPAIAKLSNLSMLIISWTSVTGPVPSFLGALTKLTFLDLSFNSLTGVIPASLAALPNLNGINLSRNRLTGAIPPLLLSKSPDQAYLVLSHNNLTGSIPAEFSTLGFAHVDLSRNAFTGDASALFGRVKELQILDLSRNTFSFNLSGVELPEKITSLDLSHNAIYGGIPAQVANLSNQLFFNVSYNQLCGAVPTGGIMARFDAYIYQHNKCLCGAPLANLCK